The genomic segment AATATGGTGCCCGCGGCATGTGGCAATTCACTAAGAGCACAGGAAGGGACTATCTACGAATCGACAGACTCATCGATGAACGTTGTGATCCCATACGAGCATCGGAGGCCGCAGCCTCTTATCTCAAAGAGAGTTTTGCAGTATTGGGCACTTGGCCCCTCGCCCTAACCTCATATAATTATGGTAGAGCCGGAATGCTTCGAGCCCTCAAGACCAAGGGGAGCTATCCTAAAATGTTCGAGTCCTACAGTGAAGGCCATTTTAAATTTGCCTCGCGAAATGTCTATCCAGAGTTCATTGCCGCCTACAATGTTGCCCGGAGGATAGAACAAAATAGCAGTATAAAAAAAGAACGAGCCCTACGGACAAGATATCTGCAGATATCAAATTTCATAAGTACCGCCAGCATTGGTCGGCATTTTAAATTACCGGAACGGGTTATAGCAGAACTGAACCCGGCCCTGAGCAATTTTATCCTCAGCGGAGATAAGTACATTCCCGCCGGCTACATCCTTCGCCTTCCCCAAACTCCACTGATCAGCAAACGCCTGAACAAGATTCCTCCCTCTGCCTATCGAAAAAGGCAAAAAAAGGACAATTTTCACATCGTACAAAGAGGAGAAACGGCAGGCTCCATCGCCATCCAGCACGAAGTTTCTCTCACAAGCCTGATCCTGGCCAACAAGTTGGATGAAGATGCCACAATCCGCCGTAAACAAAAACTAAGACTGCCCATCTTATAAGCCTTGTGTTTTTACACACAATTAATACAATGACAACATTGTATCCAGGCATTAGAGATATGCAGGTCAAAACATTTTACCCAAACGAACTCAACATGCCATAGGCAGATGGTTGACAAAAAGCACAGGGAGCACATATGAATATATCAGCAAAAATAGCCGAATTAAAAAAACGACCTGACTTTGCAGAGAACGTGGGAATGATCCTTGCCCACAATGGCGTAGTCAGGAAGTGGTCCAGAGCCCAGGAAGGAAAAATAAATGTTCTTGAGGTAAGGGCCAACAAAAATAAAATAGAGGCTCTTCGCCAAGAATACCTTAAACACGAGGGTATTTATGAAATACTGGTAGAATCTCACTCAGGAAAATTTTACCCTGGAGATGATCTTTTATTCATCGTTGTAGCAGGGGATATCCGAGAAAATGTCAAACCGGTTCTCTCAGACCTCCTCAACAGAATAAAGAGTGAAGCCATTGAGAAGAGGGAAATTTTCGAATAATATCCTTTACAATTACTGCCAGAGTCCACAGGGCCTCGGCAGTAAGCCCCCCTCCCCCCTTCAATAAAACATATGCAAAAC from the Desulfotalea psychrophila LSv54 genome contains:
- a CDS encoding LysM peptidoglycan-binding domain-containing protein; protein product: MKRLRINQRQQNAQVYTAFIIKEKKFLKVFLCLFTVLLLSSSAHATHQLNFPYYPEIKVNIDFWEKIYGIYSQGEGIVHDREQLNLVYEIIPLIDPTLPAATRINRNTRKRVLKKYKTLLIALSTGTPARTLNEKRVASYFRGKNRKKRLRQAAKNIRIQTGLKKRFEQGVVRSGRYINEIKKVFISRGLPMELAYLPHVESSFNSKAHSKYGARGMWQFTKSTGRDYLRIDRLIDERCDPIRASEAAASYLKESFAVLGTWPLALTSYNYGRAGMLRALKTKGSYPKMFESYSEGHFKFASRNVYPEFIAAYNVARRIEQNSSIKKERALRTRYLQISNFISTASIGRHFKLPERVIAELNPALSNFILSGDKYIPAGYILRLPQTPLISKRLNKIPPSAYRKRQKKDNFHIVQRGETAGSIAIQHEVSLTSLILANKLDEDATIRRKQKLRLPIL
- a CDS encoding molybdenum cofactor biosynthesis protein MoaE encodes the protein MNISAKIAELKKRPDFAENVGMILAHNGVVRKWSRAQEGKINVLEVRANKNKIEALRQEYLKHEGIYEILVESHSGKFYPGDDLLFIVVAGDIRENVKPVLSDLLNRIKSEAIEKREIFE
- a CDS encoding DUF5516 domain-containing protein (This protein family is known from T7 phage.) → MKGGGGLTAEALWTLAVIVKDIIRKFPSSQWLHSLFC